The following are encoded together in the Proteiniphilum saccharofermentans genome:
- a CDS encoding DUF4270 domain-containing protein, with translation MKFKFLCRVLVIAVIALSAVSCNDNLDPIGFTIQPGPDRLAVGVDTLELQARTVQIDSIFSKTQYPVLGEYTDPVFGTIKSEYIGEFYFPEGAQFHDGASIDSVRVQLAYTTMMGDSLSPMGLSVYEVTKSLKGINNYSHVDPTEYADMSAPLGTQTFTGKNSTYRTETTSSGSSIKVYEINVMLPNALGEKFLAEYKKEGHGQLVNVDEFRKFFPGLYFTTNFGKSTILNVSLTSLLVHYQYLDKGGTYDGKGDTIRTSAMRLNITPEVTQINHIQNKNDQLLEENPDYAYIKSPAGVMTEITFPLSEMDEKLQSQALNLANFTVYAMPEPDEDTMVKLSPPTYLLLVNKDSLAGFFENRKLEDKITSFISEFDASTYSYSFGNISTMINHYNEKRGGNSDEFELVYYLIPVDATYVSQQTSYYGSSTPVLTAIQHRMWPAAARLDKRKGNLKLDMIFSNF, from the coding sequence ATGAAATTCAAATTCCTGTGCCGAGTACTTGTTATTGCCGTTATCGCCCTGTCCGCCGTTTCATGTAACGACAATCTTGATCCGATAGGATTTACCATACAACCCGGACCAGACCGTCTCGCGGTAGGTGTCGATACACTGGAGTTACAGGCACGCACCGTTCAGATAGATTCTATATTTTCCAAAACACAATACCCTGTATTGGGCGAATATACTGATCCTGTTTTCGGTACTATTAAGTCCGAATATATCGGAGAGTTCTATTTTCCCGAAGGTGCACAATTCCATGACGGCGCTTCCATTGACTCGGTGAGAGTGCAGCTCGCTTACACCACGATGATGGGAGATTCATTGTCGCCGATGGGGTTGTCTGTATATGAAGTTACCAAATCGCTAAAGGGGATAAACAATTATTCCCATGTCGACCCCACGGAGTATGCCGATATGTCGGCGCCTCTGGGCACACAAACATTTACCGGAAAGAATTCAACCTACAGGACTGAAACCACCAGTTCAGGAAGTTCTATCAAGGTATATGAGATCAATGTGATGCTCCCGAACGCTTTGGGTGAAAAATTTCTTGCCGAATATAAAAAAGAGGGACACGGGCAACTGGTGAATGTGGATGAATTTAGAAAATTTTTCCCGGGATTGTATTTTACTACCAATTTCGGTAAGAGCACCATCCTCAATGTAAGCCTCACTTCACTTCTGGTACATTATCAGTACCTGGACAAAGGCGGTACATATGATGGCAAGGGGGATACTATCCGTACAAGCGCCATGCGCCTGAATATTACTCCGGAGGTCACCCAGATCAACCATATTCAAAACAAAAACGACCAGTTGCTGGAGGAAAATCCTGACTATGCGTATATCAAAAGCCCTGCCGGGGTAATGACAGAGATTACCTTTCCTCTGTCGGAAATGGATGAGAAGTTGCAATCACAGGCCCTGAATCTGGCAAACTTTACTGTATATGCCATGCCTGAGCCGGACGAAGACACTATGGTGAAATTGAGTCCTCCGACCTATCTGCTATTGGTAAATAAAGATTCGCTGGCCGGATTCTTTGAAAACAGAAAGCTCGAAGACAAAATAACCAGCTTCATTTCCGAGTTCGACGCTTCTACCTACTCTTATAGTTTCGGGAATATTTCCACAATGATCAACCACTATAATGAGAAGAGGGGGGGAAATTCAGACGAATTCGAACTGGTCTATTATCTTATTCCGGTAGACGCAACCTATGTCTCACAACAAACCAGTTACTACGGTTCTTCAACACCGGTTCTAACCGCAATACAACACCGTATGTGGCCGGCAGCAGCCAGATTGGATAAACGTAAAGGAAATCTGAAGCTGGATATGATTTTCAGTAATTTCTAG